Proteins from a single region of Chromobacterium sp. ATCC 53434:
- a CDS encoding glycosyltransferase family 9 protein — protein sequence MRSNIGVASVSNYFVSEVIKRIRKRVLSLRSRELRLDVKKQVESLRQHGKVVLAFRLAGGVGDAVIHARLLRDLVMGCGSSVQVDVYFNGPQVLKFIFANLTGVRKVLDDAHFNRLKSTYDVAGILTHYFQLDDYSRNLARIESIAPKLASVLRRIESNQANLGAFIHHQPSLDGAFSDYAIERGLTREKGLHQLAGIAYSGAQLPVKIPKNWPSNEIRSGDLYITVHDGWDNSMTLASSRPTKAYPIDSWNLLVRLLKLRFPQLKIVQLGGETGEIIEGVDVCLRGKTKLPESVAVMKKALLHIDSESGLVHLAAAIGIPAVVLFGPTNIEYFSYPENMNVGAQECRNCWWSVDSWSDACPRGFEVPICMSGIMPQTLVDKVAVLLDRQPRWRAARADGLPDLPMAG from the coding sequence ATGCGCTCGAATATCGGCGTGGCTTCAGTGTCAAATTATTTTGTGTCGGAAGTGATCAAGCGCATCAGAAAGCGTGTGCTTTCTTTGCGCTCTCGCGAACTTCGTCTGGATGTCAAAAAGCAGGTCGAATCTCTGCGACAACACGGCAAGGTGGTTTTGGCTTTCCGCTTGGCAGGCGGCGTGGGTGACGCCGTGATTCATGCTCGCCTGTTAAGAGACTTGGTCATGGGGTGTGGCTCGTCCGTGCAGGTCGATGTTTATTTCAATGGCCCGCAAGTATTGAAGTTTATTTTTGCCAATCTGACCGGTGTCAGGAAGGTGCTGGACGATGCGCATTTTAATCGTTTGAAAAGCACTTATGATGTGGCAGGGATCCTGACGCACTATTTCCAGCTTGATGATTACAGCAGAAATCTGGCCAGGATTGAGTCCATTGCGCCCAAGCTGGCGAGCGTATTGCGGCGGATTGAAAGCAATCAGGCCAATCTCGGTGCATTCATACACCATCAGCCGTCGCTGGATGGCGCGTTTTCCGACTATGCGATTGAGAGAGGCTTGACCAGGGAAAAGGGCTTGCATCAATTGGCCGGTATTGCCTATTCCGGCGCACAACTGCCGGTCAAAATTCCGAAAAACTGGCCAAGCAATGAGATTCGGTCTGGCGATTTGTATATCACAGTCCATGACGGCTGGGATAACTCGATGACTTTGGCTTCGTCTCGGCCGACCAAGGCATATCCGATCGACTCCTGGAATCTGCTGGTCCGCTTGTTGAAGCTGCGTTTCCCGCAGTTGAAGATCGTGCAGCTAGGAGGGGAGACCGGGGAGATCATCGAGGGCGTCGATGTTTGTCTGCGTGGGAAAACCAAGTTGCCGGAGTCGGTTGCGGTGATGAAGAAGGCGCTGTTGCATATCGATTCCGAGTCGGGACTGGTGCATCTGGCCGCGGCAATCGGCATACCTGCGGTAGTGCTGTTTGGTCCCACCAACATCGAGTATTTCAGCTATCCGGAGAATATGAATGTCGGCGCTCAGGAATGCCGCAACTGCTGGTGGAGCGTCGACTCATGGAGCGATGCCTGTCCGCGCGGGTTCGAAGTGCCTATCTGCATGAGCGGGATCATGCCGCAAACCCTGGTCGACAAGGTGGCGGTCCTGCTGGATAGGCAACCGCGCTGGAGGGCCGCCAGGGCCGATGGCCTGCCCGATTTGCCGATGGCCGGGTAA
- a CDS encoding PTS fructose transporter subunit IIC, translating to MDIAAIIRAGARSTQALLAAEALRQAARRQGRSIEIEIDKQPALDEAALSKAGLILLVDCADDTRGAGRPARRTTLDAVLADPAAQLEAALDTLSIVAVTGCPTGIAHTFMAAEGLVQGAKALGHAIRVETQGSVGAQDALTATEIAAADLVLIAADTQVALERFAGKRLFASGTKAAIGDGQALIRRAIDEARPCAGAAQAAEPSREKSKDGPYKHLMTGVSFMLPFVTAGGILIALAFALGGIYAFDDAHKGTLAWSLFQIGAKSAFALMVPILAGYIAYSIADRPGIAPGMVGGMLAAGLGAGFLGGIVAGFIAGYLTRELNRRIRLGPQLDGLKPVLILPVLGTLLTGLLMLYVVGQPVASLLAALTSALKGMQGGSALLLGAILGAMMAFDMGGPVNKAAYAFATGLIASQVYTPMAAVMAAGMTPPLGIALATRLFADRFSADEREAGKAAGVLGLAFISEGAIPFAARDPLRVIPALMAGSALAGAISMSVGAELKVPHGGVFVLPIPNAVEHLGGYLAALAAGTALTAVMLRLLKQAATNR from the coding sequence ATGGACATCGCCGCCATCATCCGCGCCGGCGCGCGCAGCACCCAGGCCTTGCTCGCCGCCGAGGCGCTGCGTCAGGCGGCGCGACGGCAAGGACGAAGCATCGAGATCGAGATCGACAAACAGCCGGCGCTGGACGAGGCGGCGCTGTCCAAGGCTGGCCTGATCCTGCTGGTGGATTGCGCCGACGATACGCGCGGCGCCGGCCGGCCTGCGCGCCGGACCACGCTGGACGCGGTGCTGGCCGACCCGGCGGCACAGCTGGAAGCAGCCTTGGACACGCTCAGCATCGTCGCCGTCACCGGCTGCCCGACCGGCATCGCCCACACCTTCATGGCAGCCGAGGGCCTGGTCCAGGGCGCGAAGGCGCTGGGCCACGCGATTCGGGTGGAAACCCAGGGCTCGGTCGGCGCGCAGGACGCGCTGACGGCGACCGAAATCGCCGCCGCCGACCTGGTGCTGATCGCCGCCGACACCCAGGTGGCGCTGGAGCGCTTCGCCGGCAAGCGGCTGTTCGCCAGCGGCACCAAGGCCGCCATCGGCGACGGACAGGCGCTGATCCGCCGCGCGATCGACGAGGCCCGGCCCTGTGCCGGCGCCGCCCAGGCGGCCGAACCCTCCCGGGAAAAGTCCAAGGACGGACCATACAAACACCTGATGACCGGCGTGTCCTTCATGCTGCCCTTCGTCACCGCCGGCGGCATCCTGATCGCGCTGGCGTTCGCGCTGGGCGGCATCTACGCCTTCGACGACGCCCACAAGGGCACGCTGGCGTGGTCGCTGTTCCAGATCGGCGCCAAATCGGCCTTCGCGCTGATGGTGCCGATACTGGCCGGCTACATCGCCTACTCCATCGCCGATCGGCCCGGCATCGCGCCCGGCATGGTCGGCGGCATGCTGGCCGCCGGCCTCGGCGCCGGTTTTCTCGGCGGCATCGTCGCCGGCTTCATCGCCGGCTACCTCACCCGCGAACTGAACCGCCGCATCCGCCTGGGCCCTCAGCTGGACGGACTGAAGCCGGTACTGATCCTGCCGGTGCTCGGCACGCTGCTGACCGGCTTGCTGATGCTTTACGTCGTCGGTCAGCCGGTGGCCTCGCTGCTGGCCGCGCTGACCTCGGCGCTGAAGGGCATGCAGGGCGGCAGCGCCCTGCTGCTGGGCGCGATCCTCGGCGCGATGATGGCCTTCGACATGGGTGGGCCGGTCAACAAGGCAGCCTACGCCTTCGCCACCGGCCTGATCGCCAGCCAGGTGTACACGCCGATGGCGGCGGTGATGGCGGCCGGCATGACGCCGCCGCTAGGCATCGCGCTGGCCACCCGGCTGTTCGCCGACCGCTTCAGCGCCGACGAGCGCGAGGCCGGCAAGGCCGCCGGCGTGCTGGGCCTGGCCTTCATCAGCGAAGGCGCGATTCCGTTCGCCGCCCGCGATCCGCTGCGGGTGATCCCGGCGCTGATGGCCGGTTCGGCGCTGGCCGGCGCGATCTCGATGAGCGTCGGAGCCGAACTCAAAGTGCCTCACGGCGGCGTGTTCGTACTGCCGATCCCGAACGCGGTGGAACACCTGGGCGGCTACCTCGCCGCGCTGGCGGCCGGCACCGCGCTCACCGCCGTCATGCTGCGGCTGCTGAAGCAAGCGGCAACAAACCGCTAG
- the pfkB gene encoding 1-phosphofructokinase, translating into MSGAIHTVTANPALDQTVTLDALAPGRVNLARDVRLNAGGKGVNVAACLADWGLPADVHGLLGRDNAAPFERLFADKGIVDRMLRLDGSTRTNIKLAELGNGDTTDINLPGIAAGETELAALSAGLAGIAAGDIAVLAGSLPPGLPVDAWARLCVRLKRQGVWVLLDSSGPPLAAALANPPAALPDCVKPNRDELAQWAGQELAGLPDVVDCARQLQRRGVARVVVSLGEQGALLVDANAALLASLPPQRPLSTVGAGDALVAGLAAARRQGLDAADSLRLAVAFAAAKLQRVGPQLPPPDDVRELAAAVSLSTL; encoded by the coding sequence ATGAGCGGCGCCATCCACACCGTCACCGCCAATCCGGCGCTGGACCAGACCGTGACGCTGGACGCGCTCGCGCCAGGCCGCGTCAACCTGGCGCGCGACGTCCGCCTCAATGCCGGCGGCAAGGGCGTCAATGTCGCCGCCTGCCTCGCCGACTGGGGGCTGCCGGCCGATGTCCACGGCCTGCTCGGCCGCGACAACGCCGCGCCGTTCGAGCGGCTGTTCGCCGACAAGGGCATCGTCGACCGCATGCTGCGGCTGGACGGCTCGACGCGCACCAATATCAAGCTGGCTGAACTCGGCAACGGCGACACCACCGACATCAATCTGCCCGGCATCGCCGCCGGCGAGACCGAACTGGCCGCGTTGTCCGCCGGGCTCGCCGGCATCGCCGCCGGCGACATCGCGGTGCTGGCCGGCAGCCTGCCCCCCGGCCTGCCCGTCGACGCCTGGGCGCGGCTGTGCGTTCGGCTGAAACGGCAAGGCGTCTGGGTGCTGCTGGACAGCAGCGGTCCGCCGCTGGCCGCGGCGCTGGCCAACCCGCCGGCCGCCCTGCCCGACTGCGTCAAACCCAATCGCGACGAGCTGGCGCAATGGGCCGGACAGGAGCTGGCCGGCCTGCCCGACGTCGTCGACTGCGCCCGGCAACTGCAGCGGCGCGGCGTCGCCCGGGTGGTGGTGTCGCTGGGCGAGCAAGGCGCGCTGCTGGTCGACGCCAACGCCGCGCTGCTGGCCAGCCTGCCGCCGCAGCGGCCGCTGAGCACCGTCGGCGCCGGCGACGCGCTGGTGGCCGGCCTGGCCGCCGCCCGTCGCCAGGGCCTGGACGCGGCCGACAGCCTGAGACTGGCGGTAGCCTTCGCCGCCGCCAAGCTGCAGCGCGTCGGCCCGCAACTGCCGCCACCCGATGACGTCCGCGAGCTGGCCGCCGCCGTCAGCCTCAGCACACTCTAA
- the ptsP gene encoding phosphoenolpyruvate--protein phosphotransferase produces MSDSPLTPQLIRLGCRPAGKEAAIREAGAMLADAGRIAPDYIDSLLRREAVANTYLGHSIAIPHGMVEDRSLVLRTGVAVLQIPDGLEWNPGQRIHLLFAIAARSDDHLVMLRQLTRLLQDEARLLPLFHTADPAELIAALEPSVADPLPDGEAQDLDHGQEWRLDYPNGLHARPASLWSEAARRSPARLQVRHGGRTADAKNLLSLLQLGLRHGDLVSVSARGPQAEAGVDLLLKAMREASLAEQTAAAIAAQRAGARKTVGWQPAGAPLSLPGVAASPGLAIGTVRVLAGEQLQVPDRPISLAEGGDRLHQALADTRRQLSQLADATQATLGAAEAGIFRAQAELLNDTDLITLSCQLMVAGHGVEWSWHQAVERLAEKISALGNPMLAARAADLRDVGRRVLLQLDPSLQTRASTDFGPDTLLLAADLAPSDTAALDLSRIKGLATAHGGPTAHTAILARTLGLPALVAAGSALLDVADGSPAILDGDAGRLYLNPSDADLDSARDWQRRQRDERDKQQAQRQQAGQTADGRRIEIAANINRPDQAAAALDAGAEGVGLMRTEFLFLEREAAPDEEEQLATYLAMQQALQGRPLIVRALDIGGDKQVPYLNLPREDNPFLGMRGARLLLSRRELLEPQLRALYRAAKAGKPLSIMFPMISSLKEITRLKGLCEGVRKELDAPQLPIGIMVEVPAAALLADQFAPYVDFFSIGTNDLTQYALAMDRQHPELAAEADSLHPAVLRLIRQTVEGAAAHKRWVGVCGGLAGDPHGAAVLAGLGVDELSMSPNDIAAVKAMLRRHDHARLRELAEQALACDSAEEVRQLLEGLA; encoded by the coding sequence GTGTCCGACTCCCCGCTCACCCCGCAATTGATACGCCTGGGCTGCCGCCCGGCCGGCAAGGAGGCCGCGATCCGCGAGGCCGGCGCCATGCTGGCCGACGCCGGCCGCATCGCCCCCGACTATATCGACAGCCTGCTCAGACGCGAGGCGGTGGCCAACACCTATCTCGGCCACAGCATCGCCATCCCGCACGGCATGGTCGAGGACCGTTCGCTGGTGCTGCGCACCGGCGTCGCCGTGCTGCAGATCCCCGACGGGCTGGAATGGAATCCGGGCCAGCGCATCCATCTGCTGTTCGCCATCGCCGCCCGCTCCGACGACCACTTGGTGATGCTGCGCCAACTGACTCGGCTGCTGCAGGACGAGGCGCGGCTGCTGCCGCTGTTTCACACAGCCGACCCCGCCGAGCTGATCGCCGCGCTGGAGCCATCGGTCGCCGACCCGCTGCCAGATGGAGAGGCCCAGGATCTGGACCACGGCCAGGAATGGCGGCTGGACTACCCCAACGGCCTGCACGCCCGGCCGGCCTCGCTGTGGTCGGAGGCGGCCAGACGCAGTCCGGCGCGGCTGCAAGTACGCCACGGCGGCCGGACGGCCGACGCCAAGAACCTGCTCTCGCTGCTGCAACTGGGGCTGCGCCATGGCGATCTGGTCTCGGTGTCGGCCCGCGGTCCGCAGGCCGAGGCCGGCGTGGACCTGCTGCTGAAGGCGATGCGCGAAGCCAGCCTGGCCGAGCAGACCGCCGCCGCCATCGCCGCCCAGCGCGCCGGCGCCCGCAAGACCGTCGGCTGGCAGCCAGCGGGCGCTCCGCTGTCGCTGCCCGGCGTCGCCGCCAGTCCCGGCCTCGCCATCGGCACCGTGCGCGTGCTGGCCGGCGAACAACTGCAAGTGCCGGACCGGCCGATCAGCCTGGCCGAAGGCGGCGACCGCCTGCATCAGGCGCTGGCCGACACCCGGCGGCAATTGTCGCAACTGGCCGACGCCACCCAGGCCACGCTGGGCGCCGCCGAGGCCGGCATCTTCCGCGCCCAGGCCGAACTGTTGAACGATACCGATCTGATCACCTTGAGCTGCCAGCTGATGGTGGCCGGCCACGGCGTCGAATGGTCCTGGCACCAGGCGGTGGAAAGACTGGCGGAAAAAATATCGGCGCTGGGCAATCCGATGCTGGCCGCCCGCGCCGCCGACCTGCGCGACGTCGGCCGTCGGGTGCTGCTGCAACTGGACCCCTCATTGCAAACCCGCGCGTCGACCGACTTCGGCCCCGACACCCTATTGCTGGCGGCCGACCTCGCGCCATCGGACACCGCCGCCCTGGACCTGTCGCGGATCAAGGGCCTGGCCACCGCCCACGGCGGCCCGACCGCCCATACCGCCATACTCGCCCGCACGCTGGGCCTGCCGGCGCTGGTGGCCGCCGGCTCGGCGCTGCTGGACGTCGCCGACGGCAGCCCGGCGATACTCGACGGCGACGCCGGCCGGCTCTATTTGAACCCGAGCGACGCGGATCTCGACTCAGCGCGCGACTGGCAACGGCGACAGCGCGACGAGCGGGACAAACAACAGGCGCAGCGGCAACAGGCGGGCCAGACCGCGGACGGCCGCCGGATCGAGATCGCCGCCAACATCAACCGGCCGGACCAGGCCGCCGCCGCGCTGGACGCCGGCGCCGAGGGCGTGGGCCTGATGCGCACCGAATTCCTGTTCCTGGAACGCGAGGCCGCGCCGGACGAAGAGGAACAACTGGCCACCTATCTGGCGATGCAGCAGGCGCTGCAGGGGCGGCCGCTGATCGTCCGCGCGCTGGACATCGGCGGCGACAAGCAGGTGCCCTATCTGAACCTGCCGCGCGAGGACAACCCCTTCCTCGGCATGCGCGGCGCGCGGCTTCTGCTGTCCCGCCGCGAGCTGCTGGAACCGCAGCTGCGCGCGCTATATCGCGCCGCCAAGGCCGGCAAACCGTTGTCCATCATGTTTCCGATGATCAGCTCGCTGAAGGAGATCACTCGGCTGAAGGGCCTGTGCGAAGGCGTGCGCAAGGAACTGGACGCGCCGCAGCTGCCGATAGGCATCATGGTCGAGGTGCCGGCCGCCGCGCTGCTGGCCGACCAGTTCGCCCCCTATGTCGACTTCTTCTCCATCGGCACCAACGATCTGACGCAGTACGCGCTGGCGATGGACCGCCAGCACCCGGAGCTGGCCGCCGAGGCCGACAGCCTGCACCCGGCCGTGCTCAGGTTGATCCGCCAGACCGTCGAGGGCGCGGCGGCGCACAAGCGCTGGGTCGGCGTCTGCGGCGGCCTCGCCGGCGATCCGCACGGCGCGGCCGTACTGGCCGGCCTCGGCGTGGACGAGCTGTCGATGAGCCCGAACGACATCGCCGCGGTCAAGGCGATGTTGCGCCGCCACGATCACGCCAGGCTGCGGGAGCTGGCCGAACAGGCGCTGGCCTGCGACAGCGCCGAGGAAGTGCGGCAATTGCTGGAGGGGCTGGCATGA
- a CDS encoding LacI family DNA-binding transcriptional regulator: MTTSIKDVARLAGVSVATVSRALGNGPVSAALKARVEAAIAASGYRPNLSARRLRSQHSGTIGLIVSDIRNPFFTAVSRAVEDVAYRAGMRVILCNTDENPDKEAMYLRLMQEERVSGVIFSATRAGVDALDVAGLGFPVVMIDRAGAAARCDAVLLDNRTAAAQLVEHLLERGYRRIGGLFGNTSSTGAERHAGFAEAMERAGLPAAARFAAPSAEAAQAAVATWLAEADAPEALVASNGLLLLGAVKAVRAAGVVVPGQLALAGFDNDSWTELADPGMTVIAQPVDEIGRVAMEMLLERLRQPERPLRKVVLSGRLLARGSSREKG; encoded by the coding sequence ATGACTACCAGCATCAAGGATGTCGCCCGTCTGGCTGGAGTGTCGGTCGCCACGGTGTCGCGCGCGCTCGGCAACGGTCCGGTCAGCGCGGCGCTGAAAGCCAGGGTGGAGGCGGCCATCGCCGCCAGCGGCTATCGGCCCAATCTGTCGGCGCGCCGGCTGCGCTCCCAGCATTCCGGCACCATCGGCCTGATCGTGTCCGATATCCGCAATCCGTTCTTCACTGCGGTGAGCCGGGCGGTGGAGGACGTGGCCTACCGCGCCGGCATGCGGGTGATCCTGTGCAATACCGACGAGAATCCCGACAAGGAGGCGATGTACCTCAGACTGATGCAGGAGGAGAGGGTCAGCGGGGTGATCTTCTCCGCCACCCGGGCGGGCGTCGACGCGCTGGATGTCGCCGGCCTGGGTTTTCCTGTGGTGATGATAGACCGCGCGGGCGCCGCCGCCCGCTGCGACGCGGTGCTGCTGGACAACAGGACAGCCGCCGCGCAGTTGGTCGAGCATCTGCTGGAGCGCGGCTATCGCCGCATCGGCGGCTTGTTCGGCAATACCAGCAGCACCGGGGCGGAGCGCCACGCCGGTTTCGCCGAGGCGATGGAAAGGGCGGGGTTGCCGGCGGCGGCGCGCTTCGCCGCGCCCAGCGCCGAGGCCGCGCAGGCGGCGGTGGCGACATGGCTGGCGGAGGCGGACGCGCCGGAGGCCCTGGTCGCCAGCAATGGCCTGTTGCTGCTGGGCGCGGTGAAGGCGGTGCGGGCGGCGGGCGTCGTGGTGCCGGGCCAACTGGCGTTGGCCGGTTTCGACAACGACAGCTGGACCGAGCTGGCCGATCCGGGCATGACGGTGATCGCGCAGCCGGTCGACGAGATCGGCCGCGTCGCGATGGAAATGCTGCTGGAACGGCTGCGGCAGCCGGAGCGGCCGCTGCGCAAGGTGGTGCTGTCGGGCCGGTTGTTGGCGCGGGGCTCCAGCCGGGAGAAGGGGTGA
- a CDS encoding cytochrome b has product MLRNTPHSYGKIARALHWLCALAVIAALVFIELKGNFPKGDPVRGALSYAHIQAGLIILLLVLPRLAWRLGNPPPGISPSPSPLMTLLAHAGHWALYALMLALPILGIAFIQAKGGEVALFGLPLPTLLAVNPLQGKELKEIHELLGNALLWLSVLHAAAAAWHHFIVKDDTVTRLTGTMR; this is encoded by the coding sequence ATGTTGCGCAACACCCCACACAGCTATGGCAAAATCGCCCGCGCGCTGCACTGGCTGTGCGCGCTGGCCGTGATCGCCGCGCTGGTCTTCATCGAGCTGAAAGGCAACTTCCCCAAGGGCGATCCGGTCCGCGGCGCGCTGAGCTACGCCCACATTCAGGCGGGGCTGATCATCCTGCTGCTGGTGCTGCCCCGGCTGGCCTGGCGGCTGGGCAATCCGCCGCCGGGCATCTCTCCCTCTCCCAGCCCGCTGATGACGCTGCTGGCCCACGCCGGACACTGGGCGCTGTACGCGCTGATGCTGGCGCTGCCCATCCTGGGCATCGCCTTCATCCAGGCCAAGGGCGGCGAAGTGGCGCTGTTCGGCCTGCCGCTGCCGACGCTGCTTGCCGTCAATCCGCTCCAGGGCAAGGAACTGAAGGAAATCCATGAACTGCTGGGCAATGCGCTGCTGTGGCTCAGCGTGCTGCACGCCGCCGCAGCGGCATGGCATCACTTCATCGTCAAGGACGACACCGTCACCCGGCTGACCGGCACCATGCGCTGA
- a CDS encoding nucleoside triphosphate pyrophosphohydrolase family protein, protein MSDLFRMRRDFMRRFDIPSPSRPEFQPEQLAMWQTMLDEELDELKQALTDYRALPAQSPQQQLQSRAELTAEAVDVLNVVCGLLLSQGLPLEAMCKAIHDANLRKCVNGQVVRRADGKVLKPEGWQPADKLGVIRDAEARGVLPFS, encoded by the coding sequence ATGAGCGATCTGTTCCGGATGCGCCGCGATTTCATGCGGCGCTTCGACATCCCCTCCCCCTCCCGTCCCGAATTCCAGCCCGAGCAGCTGGCGATGTGGCAGACCATGCTGGACGAAGAGCTCGACGAGCTCAAGCAGGCGCTGACCGACTACCGCGCGCTGCCGGCGCAATCGCCGCAGCAACAGCTGCAAAGCCGCGCCGAACTGACCGCCGAGGCCGTCGACGTGCTGAATGTGGTGTGCGGCCTCCTGCTGTCGCAGGGCCTGCCGCTGGAAGCGATGTGCAAGGCGATACACGACGCCAATCTGCGCAAGTGCGTCAACGGCCAGGTGGTGCGCCGCGCCGACGGCAAAGTCTTGAAGCCGGAGGGCTGGCAGCCGGCCGACAAGCTGGGCGTGATACGCGACGCCGAGGCTCGCGGCGTCCTTCCCTTTTCTTGA
- the aroA gene encoding 3-phosphoshikimate 1-carboxyvinyltransferase, whose translation MEQLHLSPCARLGGAIKLPGSKSISNRTLLLAALSGGSTLVRDLLDSDDIRHMLSALKLLGVKIEQQGDSRDFRVYGCGGDFPVKNAELFLGNAGTAFRPLTAALALMGGDYQLSGVPRMHERPIGDLVDALNAAGASIQYLGQPGFPPLAIAPADVRCARPIQVKGDVSSQFLTALLMALPLTGGQAEIEVVGELISKPYIEITLNLMARFGVRVERDGWQRFIIPGGQHYISPGEVYVEGDASSASYFLAAGALAGGPIRVEGVGEASIQGDVRFAEALELMGASVRRGDNWIEARAEGRLKAIDLDCNHIPDAAMTLAVAALAADGTTTLRNIASWRVKETDRLSAMATELRKVGATVEEGPDYIRVTPPAALTPNAEIDTYDDHRMAMCFSLVSLLGAPVVINDPKCVAKTFPDYFEALAALQTQ comes from the coding sequence ATGGAACAACTGCACCTGTCCCCCTGCGCCCGCCTCGGCGGCGCCATCAAGCTTCCCGGCTCCAAGAGCATCTCCAATCGCACGCTGTTGCTGGCGGCGCTGTCCGGCGGCAGCACCCTGGTCCGCGATCTGCTGGACTCCGACGACATCCGCCACATGCTGAGCGCGTTGAAACTGTTGGGCGTCAAGATCGAGCAGCAGGGCGACAGCCGCGATTTTCGCGTCTACGGCTGCGGCGGCGACTTCCCGGTGAAAAACGCCGAACTGTTCCTCGGCAACGCCGGCACCGCCTTCCGCCCGCTGACCGCGGCGCTGGCGCTGATGGGCGGCGACTACCAGCTGTCCGGCGTGCCGCGCATGCACGAGCGCCCGATCGGCGACCTGGTCGACGCGCTGAACGCCGCCGGCGCCAGCATCCAGTACCTGGGCCAGCCCGGTTTCCCGCCGCTGGCCATCGCGCCGGCCGACGTGCGCTGCGCCCGGCCGATACAGGTGAAGGGCGATGTCTCCAGCCAGTTCCTCACCGCGCTGTTGATGGCGCTGCCGCTGACCGGCGGCCAGGCCGAAATCGAAGTGGTCGGCGAGCTGATCTCCAAGCCCTATATCGAAATCACGCTGAACCTGATGGCGCGCTTCGGCGTCCGCGTCGAGCGCGACGGCTGGCAGCGCTTCATCATCCCGGGCGGCCAACATTATATTTCGCCGGGCGAAGTCTACGTCGAGGGCGACGCGTCCAGCGCCTCCTACTTCCTGGCGGCCGGCGCGCTGGCCGGCGGTCCGATTCGGGTAGAGGGCGTTGGCGAGGCCAGCATCCAGGGTGATGTGCGTTTCGCCGAGGCGCTGGAATTGATGGGCGCGTCGGTGCGCCGCGGCGACAACTGGATCGAAGCCCGCGCCGAAGGCCGGCTGAAGGCGATAGACCTGGACTGCAACCACATCCCGGACGCGGCGATGACGCTGGCGGTGGCCGCGCTGGCCGCCGACGGCACCACCACGCTGCGCAATATCGCCAGCTGGCGGGTCAAGGAAACCGACCGCCTGTCGGCGATGGCGACCGAATTGCGCAAGGTGGGCGCGACAGTGGAGGAAGGCCCGGACTACATCCGCGTCACGCCGCCGGCCGCGCTGACGCCGAACGCCGAGATCGACACCTACGACGATCACCGGATGGCGATGTGCTTCTCGCTGGTTTCGCTGTTGGGCGCGCCGGTCGTCATCAACGATCCCAAATGCGTGGCCAAGACCTTCCCCGACTATTTCGAGGCGCTGGCGGCGCTTCAGACACAGTAA
- the cmk gene encoding (d)CMP kinase has product MTVPVITIDGPSASGKGTVAALVAARLAFHYLDSGSLYRLLALHARRRGIAWDDEAALAEAAAGLPVEFADGAVWLDGNDASLDIRAEEIGIGASKVGALPAVRAALLQRQRDFRLAPGLVTDGRDMGSVVFPDATLKIFLTASADERALRRYKQLIGKGESANLAQIKQDIIERDERDAARSVAPLRQEPDAFLLDTTELTIDQAVDKVLMWFEERQVSGH; this is encoded by the coding sequence ATGACAGTTCCGGTAATTACCATCGACGGCCCGTCCGCCTCCGGCAAGGGTACGGTGGCGGCCCTGGTCGCCGCGCGGCTGGCCTTCCATTATCTCGATTCGGGTTCGCTGTATCGGCTGCTGGCGCTCCATGCCCGCCGTCGCGGCATCGCCTGGGACGACGAGGCCGCGCTGGCCGAAGCCGCCGCCGGCCTGCCGGTGGAATTCGCCGACGGCGCGGTGTGGCTGGACGGCAACGATGCCAGCCTGGACATCCGCGCCGAGGAAATCGGCATCGGCGCGTCCAAGGTCGGCGCGCTGCCGGCGGTGCGGGCCGCGCTATTGCAGCGCCAGCGCGATTTCCGGCTGGCGCCGGGCCTGGTGACCGACGGCCGAGACATGGGCTCGGTGGTGTTTCCTGACGCCACCTTGAAGATATTTTTGACCGCCAGCGCCGACGAGAGGGCGCTGCGTCGGTATAAGCAGTTGATCGGCAAGGGGGAATCTGCTAACCTCGCACAGATCAAGCAGGACATTATTGAACGGGACGAGCGCGACGCCGCCCGTTCGGTAGCGCCGCTGCGCCAGGAGCCGGACGCCTTTTTGCTCGATACCACGGAGCTGACCATAGACCAGGCGGTCGACAAGGTCCTCATGTGGTTCGAGGAAAGACAGGTTTCCGGCCATTGA